In [Leptolyngbya] sp. PCC 7376, a genomic segment contains:
- a CDS encoding GNAT family N-acetyltransferase, translating into MMNVFRAGLGELDEVAQLFDQYRVFYQAASDIQAAKDFLRERLQKEESVIFAARKGDCLVGFTQLYPSFSSVSMKPIWILNDLFVEPTSRKQGVAQLLMATAEDFARKSGAIRLALSTQVENLVAQSLYESRGYIKDQAFYHYTLSL; encoded by the coding sequence ATGATGAACGTTTTTCGGGCAGGTCTTGGTGAGTTAGACGAAGTAGCGCAATTATTTGATCAATATCGTGTGTTTTATCAGGCTGCTTCCGATATTCAAGCAGCGAAAGATTTCCTCCGAGAGCGTTTGCAGAAAGAGGAGTCTGTGATTTTTGCCGCACGAAAAGGCGATTGCCTGGTTGGATTTACACAGTTATATCCGAGCTTCTCTTCTGTATCAATGAAGCCAATCTGGATTTTGAATGATTTGTTTGTGGAACCCACTTCCCGAAAACAAGGCGTTGCACAATTGCTGATGGCAACTGCTGAAGATTTCGCTCGGAAAAGTGGCGCCATTCGTTTGGCTTTATCGACTCAAGTCGAAAACCTCGTAGCTCAGTCACTTTATGAGTCGCGCGGCTACATCAAAGATCAAGCCTTTTACCATTACACGCTTTCACTATAG